AATTATAGATAAGTTATGATAATTTGCAAGATGATATTGAAAAAGCAGCTGgttaattaaaaaaacagaagtagAAGATTCGAAGGGTTAGATTAGAATGCTGCAAAAATATAAGGTCTACTCATATATGTAATGCTCACCAGAAAAGCGATCCCCAATAATCGCTGCAGTATTCAGAATACTAACTCGTTGAGCAACAGAGAAGGACCAGCCCCATCATCTTCATCAAGAGCATGTTTATTATGCTCTCATTactcctctcctctccctctgCATCGCCCGTAAAATCATTAgtcttctcctcttcttgctCAGGAACAAGAGACCTAATGGATTGATTATTGAACATCTCCAGGTTAGGCTCCTCTTTTACTAGGAAGAGGTTCAGATCTGTCACAGTGAAATAGAAGCCACGATCAcggtcatcttcttcatcatcatcatcagtatCATGAGGAAGATTTTCTTGATATATTTCTAATATCTCAATGGTATCTCCACACTCCAAATGAAACCCGAACCAATCAAGCCCTTTGAATCTGTGAACGTGCTCTGAATCTCGGTAATCAACCCCTTCCAAACTGTGATCGTGCTctttttgttgataaatttcTACCAACAAATTGTGATAGTCCTCTATATCTCGATGATCAAACCCTTTCGATTTGTGGACGTCTTTTGTACCAAAACCAAAATTGTAAAGTAACCCTTTCAATTTGTGAAAGTAGGCTTCTCTATCTGGATTTGTCAAACTTTTTTCTTGTTGGTAGAAAGCTGGATTCATCAATGCGATGTCTTCCATTCTCAGCCTAGTTTCACAATAGGTTATTTTTTGGTCTTTGCGGCTATGGATACGAGCTTCAAATTTCAGAGTTGTATTTACTCGTACTACATCGTCCTCCACTATGCCGGCAAGTAATCGATCAAATCCGCTGACTCTCATAGAAACGTGCATAATTAACCTGTTGCTAAAGATCTCATCACCATCAGGAATCAGGTATTTACGAAACAGATCTTCATGTCTCTCTTGCAAACGTATCCAAATTTGTCTCCGGCTTTCATTGTTATACCACCGACATGCTGGTAAGGTAGGGACCTGTCAATAATATCAGAAGGTTTTGTAAAAATTTTACATACcccaacaagaaaaataataataataataataatatggcAGTTGCTAATTAGGCATTATATAGACAGAAGATAAAGGACATCACCTGGCCATGCGTTTGCCGCAAATAATGAACACAGATTTGATCGACTCCACACATCAATTCTAGCACACTGAATCCACCATAACTTATCCTCACAACTCCTCTTTTTAACTGCTCTTCCTGTACGGACATACTCTTGAGGCACAATAACTCCAACCTTTTTATGTTATGCATGTCCCATGACCTTACCACCGATTGACAAATACGAAATTCAATTAAACTAGAGGGCAACTTTGGTATGTATCGAAGCTTGGCACGTCCACCTAGGAGAATGTAACGTAAAGATGTCATATTTTCCATTAACCTTGGCAGTCTCACTAGCACAAGGCAATTTGAAAGATCTAATACCTCCAGCTTTTTTAACTGTCCAACACCATCAGGCAATGCTTCAATTATTGTATAGTCCAAGAAAAGCTCAACCAAAGATTCTTTTAGATCACCAATAGTCTCGGGCAAATTTCTGAGTAAAGAGCAATTACTGAGTATAAGCTTCTGGAGAGAACTCAACCCACATATACTGTTCGGGAGTTTCTCGAGAGAAAAGCAGAAGTCCAAGTTCAGGTACACAAGCCATTGAAGCTGCCCAATGGACTCATGTAAATTAACCAAGAAACGGCAACCATCAAGATATAACCTCTCCAAATGGGGAAATCCTGAGAAGTCGGGAGACTCAGACAGATTCAAACAACTACTGAGTTTAAGGACTTTCAATTGTTGAAACAACTGTCAAGACAAAGAGACAAATATAACATTTTAACGTCTAGAAATATACGGATATAAattgagagaaaagaaagaaaactattGCACACCTTATTTCCAAACCAATTATTCCAAGCTAGTCTAAAATGGCCATGGCTTAAGTCGAGCATAACTATTTCTTCATGATAAAAATTGCAAGATAGTTCTTCCAATGGACAACACCAACTCAACCATCTCAACGTAGGAGGAAGACACTGAAAGTTCCCCTCCAAAGTTGCTTCATCAACTTTTAAGAATCTTAGATTGGTCATCTTCTTAAAAATTTCAGTATTTAAACAAATGTGGTTCAAGCTAAGGGAGAGAGCGccaaccatttcattctcctaCAATATAAAAACAGTTCAAGTAAATAGAATTGATAGCAAAAAGTATGTAGAAGCTTTGTCAATGCACTCCCTATTTACTATGTTTGGTCTTAATGCACTTTATTTCAAAGTTTAATATGTttataatcttcttcttctgttttttgcCGCTAGGACatttatattaattaaaaaaaaaaaaagatgcacaCTTATTTATATATTAGAATCTCATGCTTAGCTAGTGTAAGAGCagaggattaaaaaaataaat
This genomic stretch from Macadamia integrifolia cultivar HAES 741 chromosome 2, SCU_Mint_v3, whole genome shotgun sequence harbors:
- the LOC122088941 gene encoding disease resistance protein RUN1-like isoform X1; protein product: MRKESYFTANFMEPQLGSGSSSSSSSYDVFINFRGKDTRNTLVGHLYRALKDRGIHVFMDSKNLWKGGDIGPELLRAIKGSKLSIAVFSERYAESKWCLRELVQMLDCHTSIGQIIFPIFYKVKTSDVKNHTASFKISPQKHGKETPETLQRWKDALRAVGDKSGWVFEDGDDQSELVEKVVQNAWIRLSSVPLIDVKHPVGLESRVKDVLSLLSKTSSDQDVQFLGICGSGGIGKTTIATAVYNHIFRNFSKSCFLDEVGEKASQPNGIDLLQEKLLYRVFREEIKLCSPKEGSRLIKERLGKIDILLILDNVSHHSQIDALASDISWFGPRSRIIITTRDHGILGRIPQNNRKVYEPNELNTEESLQLFSSYAFYMDQPPEDYMQLSIHIVDTTGGLPLALVVLGSDLSIERNKDVWKSMIRTLQQVPHKDVYRKLRISYDNLHDDIEKKMFLDVACFFLENEEEIIISIWEACGFEPRYHLEVLKRKSLLNISERKMCTSMHMTKSKVLLMHDQIRDMGRRIANSQSLIELGNHIRLWSRENIMKVLNGGEENEMVGALSLSLNHICLNTEIFKKMTNLRFLKVDEATLEGNFQCLPPTLRWLSWCCPLEELSCNFYHEEIVMLDLSHGHFRLAWNNWFGNKLFQQLKVLKLSSCLNLSESPDFSGFPHLERLYLDGCRFLVNLHESIGQLQWLVYLNLDFCFSLEKLPNSICGLSSLQKLILSNCSLLRNLPETIGDLKESLVELFLDYTIIEALPDGVGQLKKLEVLDLSNCLVLVRLPRLMENMTSLRYILLGGRAKLRYIPKLPSSLIEFRICQSVVRSWDMHNIKRLELLCLKSMSVQEEQLKRGVVRISYGGFSVLELMCGVDQICVHYLRQTHGQVPTLPACRWYNNESRRQIWIRLQERHEDLFRKYLIPDGDEIFSNRLIMHVSMRVSGFDRLLAGIVEDDVVRVNTTLKFEARIHSRKDQKITYCETRLRMEDIALMNPAFYQQEKSLTNPDREAYFHKLKGLLYNFGFGTKDVHKSKGFDHRDIEDYHNLLVEIYQQKEHDHSLEGVDYRDSEHVHRFKGLDWFGFHLECGDTIEILEIYQENLPHDTDDDDEEDDRDRGFYFTVTDLNLFLVKEEPNLEMFNNQSIRSLVPEQEEEKTNDFTGDAEGEERSNESIINMLLMKMMGLVLLCCSTS